In the Syngnathus scovelli strain Florida chromosome 8, RoL_Ssco_1.2, whole genome shotgun sequence genome, one interval contains:
- the zmp:0000001200 gene encoding dedicator of cytokinesis protein 9 isoform X8: MQGRASKVPKKELVIESPQQYQSLAAAEAEVDSVPQVVVKPKVIEPLDYENVLVQRKTQIISDVLRDMLKFPLEDFEILTLRRQGRSLYPTVPDNAEKGAQSLFVQECIKTYKSDWHIVNYKYEAYSGDFRQLPNKVSRPEKLAVHVFEVDEDVDKDEDTASLGSQKDGITKHGWLYKGNMNSAISVTMRSFKRRYFHLTQLGDGSYNLNFYKDEKISKEPKGTIFLDSCMGVVQNNKVRKFAFELKMQDKSTYLLAADSEGEMEDWINTLNKILHSSFEIAMQDKRNGESHDDDDLGKSDSSSGSMDSFQSARDIESRMRNEMRLKLFTLDPDTQKLDLSGIEPDVKQFEEKFGKRVLINCNDLSFNLQSCVAENEEGPTTNVEPFYVTLSLFDIQNGRKISSDFHVDLNHPFVRGMMPNYETQYINGGGDIIPEGPRLVHGVPETVMCYPRQGVFSITCPHPDIFLVARIEKVLQGGINHCAEPYMKSSDSTKVAQKVLKNAKLACHRLGQYRMPFAWSARPLFKDASGTLDKSARFSPLYRQDNNKLSNDDMLKLLADFRKPEKMAKLPVILGNLDVTIDNVAPDLTNCVTSSYIPVKQFDLSEKSPVFFEVEEFVPYIAKCSQPFTIYNNHLYVYPKFLKYDGQKSFAKARNLAVCIEFMDSDDEDALPIKCIYGRPGGPLFRKSAFAAVLHHQQNPEFYDEFKIELPTQLHEKHHLLFTLYHVSCESNSKASTKKREQVETQVGYAWLPLLKDGRVIMNECHIPVAANLPAGYLSCQGGASKHSGPEVKWVDGAKPLFKVSTHLVSTIYTQDQHLHNFFHHCQSIASSPQAPGGELVKYLKSLHAMESHVMIKFLPTTLNQLFRVLTSASQEDVAVNVTRVMIHIVAQCHEEGLEHYLRSYVKFVFKTEPYTVSTSRSVHEELAKAMTAILKPSTDFLTCNKLLKYSWYFFEALVKSMAQYLVQSCKVKLSRNQRFSASFHHTVETVVNMMMPHITQKYKDNLDAARNANHSLAVFIKRCFNLMDRGFVFKQINNYINCFMPGDPKTLFEFKFEFLRVVCNHEHYVPLNLPMPFGKGRILRFQDLQLDYSLTDDFCKNHFLVGLLLREVNAALQEFREIRQIAIQVLKNLMMKHTFDDRYTSKSQQARLATLYLPLFGLLQENVNRLNVKEVTPFTVNHCNSNGREDSLLTNTLMTPPRSSTFLDTSLHKDVFGAISGTASPHASSTPNVNSVRHADSRGSLISTDSGNSLPERNTEKGNSLDKSQPASSMGSLLRCDKLEQAEIKSFLMCFLHLLKSMSEDALFTYWNKATSAELMDFFTLVEVCLHQFRYMGKRYIARNQDGAGPVAHERKSQTLPVSRNRAGMMHARLQQLSSLDNSYTFNHTYSHTDADTLNHSLLDANIATEVCLTVLDTLSIFIMGFKTQLCVDHGHSPLMKKVFEVHLCFLRINQSETALKQVFTSLRTFIYKFPSTFFEGRADMCAAFCYEILKCCNSKLSSIRSDAAHLLYFLMKSNFDYTGRKSFVRTHLQVVIAVSQLIADVIGIGSTRFQHSLSIINNCANSDRTIKNTAFPYDVKDLTKRIRTVLMATAQMKEHERDAEMLVDLQYSLAKSYTSTPELRKTWLDSMARIHVKNGDLSEAAMCYVHVAALVAEYLRRKGTLSVLHSEVLLSHRCKHCTFSAGMFKQGCSAFEVVTPNIHEEAAMMEDVGMQDVHFNEDVLMELLEECADGLWKAERYELISEIYKLIIPIYEKRRDFEKLARLYDTLHRAYSKVTEVMHTGKRLLGTYFRVAFFGQGFFEDEDGKEYIYKEPKFTPLSEISQRLLKLYSDKFGQENVKMIQDSGKINPKDLDSKYAYIQVTHVTPDLEDKELADRKTDFERSHNIRRFVFEMPFTVSGKKQGGVEEQCKRRTILTTTHRFPYVKKRIPVMYQQHKDLSPIEVAIDEMNKKVAELNQLCSANEVDMIRLQLKLQGSISVQVNAGPLAYARAFLDDASAKKYPDNNVKQLKEVFRHFVEACGHGLGINERLIKEDQQEYHDEMKANYRDLARELSIIMHEQISTVEDGIKSPLPDSLHIFNAISGTPTGATIQGIPSSSSVV; encoded by the exons ATTTTGACTTTGAGACGACAAGGCCGAAGTCTCTACCCAACAGTGCCTGACAATGCAGAGAAAGGCGCTCAGAGTCTGTTTGTCCAAGAG TGCATTAAGACCTACAAGAGCGACTGGCACATCGTCAACTACAAGTATGAAGCTTATTCGGGAGACTTCCGCCAGCTTCCAAA CAAAGTTTCCAGGCCTGAAAAACTGGCAGTCCATGTTTTTGAAGTGGATGAGGACGTTGACAAAGATGAG GATACGGCCTCACTTGGATCTCAGAAGGATGGGATCACCAAACATGGCTGGCTCTATAAAGGCAACATGAACAGCGCCATCAGTGTTACCATGAGG TCATTCAAGAGGAGATATTTCCATCTGACGCAGTTGGGAGACGGCTCTTACAATTTAAACTTCTACAAAGATGAGAAGATCTCCAAAGAGCCCAAAGGAACCATTTTCTTGGATTCCTGTATGGGCGTTGTTCAG AATAACAAAGTCCGGAAGTTTGCTTTTGAGCTGAAGATGCAGGATAAGAGCACCTACCTGCTGGCTGCAGACAGTGAAGGCGAGATGGAGGACTGGATCAACACGCTCAACAAGATCTTGCACAGCAGCTTTGAGATCGCCATGCAGGACAAGCGCAATGGAGAAAGCCATGACG atGATGATCTTGGAAAGTCAGACAGTTCCTCTGGCAGTATGGACAGTTTTCAG agtgcAAGAGATATAGAGTCAAGGATGAGGAACGAGATGAGATTGAAGCTGTTCACCCTTGACCCCGACACACAG AAACTCGATTTGTCAGGAATAGAACCAGATGTGAAGCAGTTTGAAGAGAAATTTGGCAAGCGCGTGCTCATTAACTGCAACGACCTCTCATTTAATCTGCAAAGCTGCGTGGCCGAGAACGAGGAAGGACCCACGACAAAT GTGGAGCCTTTCTACGTGACACTGTCACTGTTTGACATCCAAAATGGAAGAAAGATTTCATCTGACTTCCACGTGGACCTCAACCATCCATTTGTCAGGGGGATGATGCCCAATTATGAGACTCAGTATATAAATGGGGGAGGTGACATCATCCCTGAAGGCCCACGATTGGTTCATGGAGTGCCAGAAACAGTCATGTGCTATCCCcggcag GGAGTTTTTTCAATAACATGCCCCCACCCTGATATCTTCCTGGTGGCTCGCATCGAGAAGGTGCTGCAGGGAGGAATCAATCACTGCGCCGAGCCTTACATGAAGAGTTCTGACTCCACCAAG GTGGCTCAGAAAGTTCTGAAAAATGCCAAGTTGGCATGTCATCGCTTAGGCCAGTACAGAATGCCTTTTGCTTGGTCAGCCAG GCCACTGTTCAAAGACGCTTCTGGGACGCTTGACAAAAGTGCTCGCTTCTCGCCTTTGTACAGACAAGACAACAACAAGCTGTCCAATGACGACATGCTCAAATTGCTGGCTGACTTCAGAAA gcCAGAGAAAATGGCCAAGCTGCCTGTAATCCTCGGAAATCTTGACGTGACCATCGACAACGTAGCTCCGGACTTGACCA ATTGCGTTACCTCATCCTACATTCCCGTGAAGCAGTTTGATCTGAGCGAGAAGAGTCCAGTCTTTTTTGAGGTGGAGGAGTTTGTGCCATACATCGCCAAATGCTCCCAACCTTTCACCATCTACAACAATCACCTCTACGTCTACCCCAAATTCTTAAAGTACGACGGCCAGAAGTCTTTTGCAAAG GCTAGAAACTTGGCCGTCTGCATTGAGTTTATGGACTCAGATGATGAAGACGCTTTACCAATTAAG TGCATCTACGGGCGGCCTGGAGGACCTCTGTTTCGTAAAAGTGCCTTTGCTGCGGTATTGCATCATCAGCAGAATCCCGAGTTCTACGATGAG TTTAAGATTGAACTTCCAACCCAGCTTCATGAGAAACATCATCTCCTCTTCACTCTCTATCATGTCAGCTGTGAAAGCAACAGCAAGGCTAGCACGAAAAAGAGAGAGCAGGTTGAGACGCAAG TGGGTTACGCCTGGCTTCCTCTGCTGAAAGACGGCCGTGTGATCATGAACGAGTGTCACATCCCCGTGGCGGCCAACCTGCCTGCTGGATATCTCAGCTGCCAGGGAGGTGCCAGCAAG catTCAGGTCCCGAAGTCAAATGGGTTGATGGAGCCAAGCCTTTATTTAAGGTGTCGACTCACCTCGTGTCCACCATTTACACTCAG GATCAACATTTGCACAATTTCTTTCATCACTGTCAGAGTATTGCATCATCACCCCAAGCACCGGGAGGTGAACTGGTCAAATACTTGAAG AGTCTGCACGCCATGGAAAGTCACGTGATGATCAAGTTCTTGCCTACCACTCTGAATCAACTGTTTCGGGTGCTGACCAGCGCCAGCCAAGaagatgtagcagtcaacgtcaCCAG AGTCATGATCCACATTGTGGCCCAGTGTCATGAGGAGGGATTGGAGCACTACCTGAGGTCATATGTGAAg TTTGTTTTCAAGACTGAGCCATACACAGTGTCCACCAGCCGAAGCGTGCACGAAGAGCTGGCTAAAGCCATGACCGCCATCCTGAAGCCTTCTACCGACTTCCTCACATGTAACAAGCTGCTCAAG TATTCCTGGTATTTCTTTGAAGCCTTAGTCAAGTCCATGGCTCAGTATTTGGTTCAGAGCTGTAAAGTGAAG CTGTCTCGGAATCAGAGATTCTCAGCATCCTTTCATCACACCGTCGAGACTGTGGTCAACATGATGATGCCTCACATCACTCAAAAATACAAAGACAATCTAGATGCTGCCAGGAATGCCAACCATAGCCTGGCTGTCTTCATCAAG CGCTGTTTCAACCTGATGGACCGAGGTTTCGTGTTTAAACAAATCAACAACTACATCAATTGCTTTATGCCTGGAGATCCCAAG ACGCTGTTTGAGTTCAAGTTTGAGTTCCTCCGTGTTGTGTGCAACCACGAGCACTATGTTCCTTTGAACCTGCCCATGCCTTTTGGAAAAGGGAGGATACTGAGATTTCAAG ACCTCCAACTGGATTACTCGCTGACAGATgacttttgcaagaaccacttcCTGGTTGGACTGCTTCTACGGGAGGTCAACGCAGCCCTGCAGGAGTTCAGGGAGATTCGACAGATAGCCATTCAGGTCCTGAAGAACCTGATGATGAAGCACACGTTTGATGACCGCTACACTTCCAAA AGTCAGCAGGCGAGGTTGGCGACCCTCTACTTGCCTCTGTTTGGTTTGCTGCAAGAGAATGTCAACAGGCTGAATGTGAAGGAAGTGACCCCCTTCACCGTCAACCACTGCAATAGC AATGGAAGAGAAGATTCTCTCCTCACCAACACTTTGATGACACCGCCCAGATCCAGCACTTTTTTGGACACCAGCTTGCACAAAGATGTTTTTGGAGCTATCTCCGGAACTG CCTCCCCTCACGCATCCTCGACACCCAATGTTAACTCTGTGCGCCACGCAGATTCCCGAGGCTCCCTCATCAGCACCGACTCTGGCAACAGTCTACCGGAGAGGAACACAGAAAAGGGCAACTCTTTAGACAAG AGTCAGCCGGCCTCGTCAATGGGCAGCCTTCTCCGATGCGATAAACTCGAGCAGGCAGAGATCAAGAGCTTCCTCATGTGCTTCCTACATCTGCTCAAAAGCATGTCCGAGG ACGCTTTGTTTACGTACTGGAACAAAGCGACATCTGCTGAGCTGATGGACTTCTTCACGCTGGTCGA AGTGTGTCTCCATCAATTCAGATACATGGGAAAGAGGTACATTGCAAG gaaccaggacggggcaggACCCGTAGCGCATGAGAGGAAGTCTCAGACTCTGCCTGTGTCCCGTAACAGGGCGGGAATGATGCATGCCCGCTTAcaacagctcagcagcctggatAACTCATACACTTTTAACCACA CTTACAGTCACACGGATGCCGACACATTGAACCATTCTCTGCTGGATGCCAATATCGCCACTGAAGTGTGCCTCACCGTCCTCGACACCCTCAGTATCTTTATCATGGgtttcaag ACCCAATTGTGCGTCGACCACGGCCACAGCCCATTGATGAAGAAAGTTTTTGAAGTCCACCTGTGTTTTCTGCGAATTAATCAGTCAGAAACTGCCCTCAAACAGGTCTTCACCTCATTGCGGACTTTCATCTACAAG TTTCCCAGCACGTTTTTTGAGGGCCGCGCTGACATGTGCGCCGCATTCTGCTACGAGATCTTAAAGTGTTGTAACTCCAAATTGAGCTCCATTCGCAGCGATGCCGCCCATCTGCTCTACTTTCTCATGAAGAGCAACTTTGACTACACGGGGCGCAAGTCTTTTGTCAGGACACATTTGCAG GTGGTGATTGCTGTCAGTCAGTTGATAGCCGACGTCATCGGGATTGGAAGTACTCGCTTCCAGCACTCCTTGTCTATAATCAACAATTGTGCCAATAGTGACAGAACAATCAAG AACACAGCTTTCCCATACGATGTGAAGGACCTGACCAAGCGAATCCGAACAGTGTTGATGGCCACGGCTCAGATGAAGGAGCACGAGAGAGACGCTGAAATGCTGGTGGACCTCCAATACAGCCTGGCCAAGTCTTACACCAGCACACCGGAGCTCAGGAAAACCTGGCTGGACAGCATGGCTCGGATCCACGTCAAGAATGGAGATTTGTCTGAG GCGGCCATGTGCTACGTTCATGTGGCAGCGCTGGTGGCAGAATACCTGCGGAGAAAAGGTACCTTAAGTGTCCTGCATTCAGAGGTTCTCCTGTCACACCGATGTAAACATTGCACCTTTTCCGCAGGCATGTTCAAACAAGGCTGCTCGGCGTTCGAAGTCGTGACGCCAAACATCCACGAAGAAGCGGCCATGATGGAGGACGTCGGCATGCAGGACGTCCACTTTAACGAA GACGTCCTTATGGAGCTTTTGGAGGAGTGCGCCGACGGCCTGTGGAAAGCCGAACGTTACGAGCTCATCTCGGAAATCTACAAATTGATTATCCCCATTTATGAGAAGCGGAGAGACTTTGAG AAACTGGCCCGCCTGTACGACACGTTGCATCGAGCGTACAGTAAAGTCACAGAGGTGATGCACACGGGCAAGAGGTTGTTGGGGACCTACTTCAGAGTAGCCTTCTTTGGCCAG GGCTTCTTTGAGGATGAAGATGGCAAGGAATATATCTACAAAGAACCCAAATTCACACCGTTGTCTGAGATATCCCAGAGGCTCCTCAAATTGTATTCCGACAAGTTTGGTCAAGAGAATGTGAAGATGATTCAGGACTCTGGAAAG ATCAACCCCAAAGACTTGGATTCCAAGTATGCTTACATACAAGTGACGCATGTGACGCCTGATTTGGAGGACAAAGAACTGGCAGACAGGAAGACGGATTTTGAAAGAAGCCACAACATCCGCCGCTTTGTGTTCGAGATGCCTTTCACCGTGTCGGGCAAAAAGCAAGGCGGGGTGGAGGAGCAGTGCAAACGCAGGACTATTCTAACCA CCACACACCGTTTTCCTTACGTGAAGAAACGTATCCCCGTGATGTACCAGCAACACAAAGACCTCAGCCCCATCGAGGTGGCCATCGATGAGATGAACAAGAAGGTCGCTGAGCTGAATCAATTGTGCTCCGCCAATGAGGTGGACATGATTCGGTTGCAGCTCAAACTGCAGGGAAGCATCAGCGTCCAG GTGAATGCCGGTCCACTAGCGTACGCTCGAGCTTTTTTGGATGACGCGAGTGCCAAGAAGTATCCCGATAACAACGTCAAACAACTGAAAGAAGTCTTCAG GCATTTCGTCGAAGCGTGCGGCCACGGCTTGGGCATCAACGAGCGGCTCATCAAAGAGGACCAGCAGGAGTATCACGACGAGATGAAGGCCAACTACAGAGATCTAGCCAGGGAGCTGTCCATCATCATGCACGAGCAA ATCAGCACAGTGGAAGACGGCATCAAAAGCCCTCTTCCCGATTCGCTTCACATCTTCAACGCCATCAGCGGCACGCCCACGGGGGCTACCATCCAGGGcatccccagctcttcttcgGTGGTGTGA